Within Catharus ustulatus isolate bCatUst1 chromosome 5, bCatUst1.pri.v2, whole genome shotgun sequence, the genomic segment GATGCAAGTTAACTAGTGGAGTAGGTTTTGATTTTGAGTTTTTTATGTCTACTTTTGCAATGTTTTCCTCATGTAGTTGCAAAAATTTTAAGAGGATCTTTGTTTCCCTGGTCTTCTACcccttgctttttgttttttttttttcctcagtgacaACAAAGCACACATAAGATAGACTTCCCAAAACTTGTGCttaaaatcttatttctttATCAAAGAAAGTTAAGAatacagttgttttttttagaCAGCTTTTTCACTTCAAGAGATGAAGATATTCTGTGGTATGCTTATTGTGAGGAAAACATGCAGAATCGTAGTGTCGCTATTTTTATCCCCTTTCAGATGTCTTATCTGATTTTTCAGGCCTTAGTAATGCTGTAATTCATTATGAAAACATAACTTGCCTCTCCTATTACAGAAGTAAAGCTACAACAGTTAGTGATATGAATGGAATGAAGTCTCTTTCTGGCAACAAGGTATTTATCCattaagatttattttgtttctaataaTTTGTACTTGGCtatattttttagtatttaatgTTCATGAGAGACTCTTGAGTTAATAGCTTTCCTAACAGGTAATATCCTAAAAACTACCTGTTTCTTTGGAAAGTAATGTATATTTTTGATGCACTCAGAGGTTGATGGTGTCCTTGTTTAGCGCTGCTGAGTTCTTAGAATTATTCTGGCATCAAAAAACCACCTGGTTAAAAAAACGccatttagctttttttttttttttcaaagctcttTATGCTCATAggttttttcagcatttttaactTTCAGTACAAGGCTTGAGCACTGTGATTGAAAAATGCAAAGCTGGGTATGTCTCTTGACCATTTAGCACTTTGTTTTGTTCCATGCAGCACCTTGAGAGCAATGGGAATCCCACCTTGTTGGTGTTGCCTAAAAAGGTTCTGAGATCACTTGATCCCTCGGTTTACAGAAACGTTGAATACGATGTTTGGCTCCGATCCAAATGGGGTGAGTAACACAACACTTCAAAGTTGCAGCTTTTGCAAGATGTGTGAAGTGAAGCCCTCCCGAAGAACTGATGCAAGTGGCAGTTTgagtttttaatttgattttcctcACATGGGTCAGTGGGCAGATTTAGGGCCGAAACACCTGGTTTGCATTTTTACTGCATTGAGAAAGTAATCCTTTGGTATATTTAAACTAACAGTATGTTACTGCTTCTGTATTTACAGATCAGCAAAAACAAGATTTCTCTATTGCTGCTGGCATGCAATACTCCATTGGAGATAAATGTAAAGTAAGTAATATTGAATCACAGTTTATAGACACATTAGCATTTTGCTCAATATATCTAATTTCCCTCTTGACTGTTTTgatattattactttttaaatactCTTGGCTTGTATCTTCAGCTGGGGATATACTTGTTCTTTAGTTGTTGGCAGTGTTCATGACTTACAGCATACATGCAACTGATCAGTGCAATTTTGCTCCATTAAAAACCCACAATAAAAACCCAAGAATATATGTAATAAGGTGACTGGAGCTTCAGTATTAAGCATGGAACTGTCGATCCATGTGTTTGTTTGACACTGGAGATAGTGATTACTCTTTGTATATTGGCTTTGATAAAATCTCAGTACTTGCAAGTAATAAAGTACAGCTTGCTTTAGTTACTGCAGATCCTGAAGTCTTGGGTGGTTCTTCCTCTTAGGGTGTTGCAACTGTGTTACACACTTGGTCTTCAAATTCTATTAACATTTGTGTTAAATGTTTCTGCTTAAGAAGAAGCAAGGTTTACCATGAAATTCTCAATTTGTAGATTAGTCTCCTTAAGTGTGTTAATGAAACTGGTGGTGCTTGGCTAAATGTTGTTCTTTATAGGACATCTATTAAAGTTACTGAAATTAATGACAAAATATTCAGTTGGGGTAATTGTGCAGCACAGGGGCTCTTTCAGTTTGtacttttttatttgtgtattgTAATCAAACATAGTGACTAAACTGCAGGGAAGACAAATCTCCAAACCTAAAAATGCCGCACAAAGTACCCCACAAAGCCACAAGCCCTCaaccccccagcccccaaaccaacccaacctAATGCCAAGTTGATTATTTATTGCTTAATAGGACAGGCTTAAAATTTAAGACCCTAAGGCTGTCTTTTGTAGTATTTATTGATGGGTACAGATATTATTAGGAGAAAACCCACTGGTAATTCACATATTCTCTCTGTCAAATTTTGTATGTATGTAGCAAGACAGTAAATACATAGTATAAAAACATGGGAAGAAAGTATGAAGTGAATAGTGAAAATTAGAGTTGACTGAATGAATACAACTGTAAAGCCAAACACTGTAATGAAACatgaagaaatttaatttttattcaacAGAAGAATTTTAAGAACACAAAGTCAGAGAAGTAACACTATGATCATAtgtaaagagatttttttggttgttcttAATAAAACCTTCTGAAGAATAACTCCTGAAGTAATTGATGTTCATTATGTTCCTAATTAGACTACATTTCACTGAGTTGAAGTGGATTTTAATAGGGAAAAGTTTTGAGTTTGTTGTGAGAGAGAGAGTGTTTTCAGTGAAGCTGAAAAGCCTGGCTGCACTGATTGCTTTTAACTTTCTCATGTGGCTTTGAAAAGCATATTTCATTAAGTTTTGTTCCCCAGCAAGCTGTTTGTTTGTGGGCTGTTTGTTTAgtgttgtgtgtgtgcttgttttaatagtgtttttatttctttgtgaagAAGCAATAGAGATTGAAGATTGGCTTTTGATTCATTTACTGAACTGTGATGTGTTTCTCAGGTCTTCTGTTGCCCAGAGGAAAAGTTCTATTTCTAACATTGTTGATATTTTAAAGAGTTACTTCCTCTCACAGTAATCTTTGGAACtaatccacttttttttccttactcttGTTCTTTACAGGTGCGCTTAGAACATAATGGGAAATTTTATAATGCCCATATTCAAGAAGTTTTTTCAGAGAATGGGCCAGTTGTTGTATTTGTAGAAGAGCTTGGAGCAAAGTGAGTGCTTAATCTCTTTTGGAAGGGAGCACCAAACTGAACAAAGCATTACTTTGGTTCAGAGTTAACTTCAGCCCCTAAAATGTACCTGCTTCTTTATTTGGAGCAGTACTACCACAAATTTGTTAAGAAAACAGCATGctattaagaaaaagaaaaattgattaTCACTTCATGCTTCTTTCTCTAGTGCCAAATAGTCTGGGTATTACTTGCAAAGTAGAACAGTAACTACATTaatactattttaattttattgtttgtgCACAAGATTAAATCCTAAATAGATTGACTAATAAGGTGTTGCTTGTACTTAGTAATTAAATGCTAGATTTGTGACAAACTTTTCGTATTGAAAGGTTCATTAATGCATTGAGCTCCTCTGATGGTTGAGTAGCTCTGCCTGATTTCATACAGAGAGTGACAAGTTGCTGTTTAGATCAGCATTATCTTTGCCCTAACTGGcacaaaaaaagtgtttaaagtTGTTGTTGTGGGTTGTGGATTtgatggttttggttttgtggggtggggtttttcttttgttgggTTCTTTTGGTGGAGAGAGAGCAGTTTGAGACATTCTGAGCTCTGCTCTAAGTCCTAAGACTTCTGggtcaaaaaaacccacactgaTTGTAGTTTGGGAAGAGGAAACACTTTCAGTCAAGGTAAATTAGAAAAACACCCATTTATCTCATTCGatcaccattaaaaaaaaattacaaggtCTGGAGATTATCTTGCAGTTTGAACCCTTTTAAAATTGGAATTTAACTTGTTTGAATATCTGCCTTTCAAATAATGTAAACAGTTGCTTGGACCATCCTCCAGCATCCTCTATTAAAAAGGCAGCAGTTGTTCTGGGATATACACCATCAATGTAACATTTGTCAATCTTGGTGCTTACTGCAGCATTGGTAATAAATTTATCTAAGTATTGCTCTTATCTAAGTATATTACCTTTtgggattattttctttttttgtctgccCTGAAGACATTATAATAGGCACTTCACAAATGGCTGATCATTCTTTACTGGATAAGTTTCTGTCAACCAGTTTtatgtaaaaaggaaaaaatatgtttgctgTTCTACACATTGAAAGGACTTTGAATGCAATATTCTCAAAAAATTGAAAGATCTGTCAGTATTAGTCAACATGCAAGCACAAGTCtggtcttttaaaatattattcccTCCATAATTCCTTCTTTTGTAGGCATGCTGTCTCACTGAAGAGCCTTAAACCTCTTCCACAGACCTCTCCTATGGAGGGCTGGAACACTGTGCCAGGGAAGAAGATAAAAAAGTTTTACCCAACATGGGGGCAGAATGCTCAGCCTGGTAGGACTGTACCTGTCCTTGTGTGGCAGAATCTTTGTCAGATGTTTTGTCCCaaaagagcttaaaaaaatGATTAAAATGGAAGTCTTACCTGTTTTCACATTGTTACCACAGATGCAGAGTGCAGAGGGCCAAAGAATCAGAGCAAGTCAATCAAACCCCAGTCAGCACTACCTCCTCGACTTCAGCATACTGTGGGAACCAGGCAGCACCAGTTCTTGTGTTCTGGGCCCCAACCTCATCAGACCTCAACTGAGCAAAAAGCTCCAGGCAGGAATCCTTCCCAATCTGCAAGGTAAAACTGCAAACAGCATCTTCCCTGGCTTGAACTCCTAACTGAGCTTCTGGAAGCCCAGGTGCCTGCTTCAGATGCTTCCAGCATACTCTTTGCAATTCGTTGTCGTTGAATTCTTAGGAAGTGTTCCACGTCCTTAAGAATGCATACAAGCACGGCATGGCAtgaaaaaagatttatttttttcttgcatggCAGAAACTGCCTACaaagccacttttttttttttttttgggaagtgGATGTTAGTATGGATTTTgttgtacttttttttcattttggctgGGGCTAAAATAATGTTGTAAGTGCTTCTTGAGCAGGGCTAAGATCttccctcagcttctcctgAACCTGTCATAGGAGACTGCTTTGTGTTCTGATTTACGACTTGAGCCGGAGTGTGAGAAGAGCATTTTGCCTGCATTTGTTGGTAGGGACTTTGTGATTCcttgggctgctgcagcagaattTCTCTTTCCATCATTGCATCTTCTTTCTTCCTGCTAACCTACGAGTTTGCATTGGGTTTGACCTGGAATTTCTTAGTCTGAGCGATCCTGCTTCCTTTTTCCCGCGCAGGAAAGTGGAGCGTGAGCGAAGTGAGGAGCTgagccatggcagcagggaCTGTAACTACTTTGGGCTGTCTCCAGAGGAGCGCAGGGAGAAGCAGGCCATCGAGGAGTCTCGTTCCCTTTATGAGATCCAGCAGCGGGATGAACaagcttttccagctctttgcaATGTATGCTGTATTCCTTGTAATTAACTGTGCACTTTCCATATTTGTCTGTGAACCTTTCATTAGGTGTTGGTTTGCTGTCCTTGAATCACACTGCAATTCAAAAATTGGGGATATTAATTTTGCACTCactttttaattagaaatatgAGTATCTACAGTGCTTAATATGTTAAAGTAAGAAAATACACATAGTAGTTTATCCTGAGAATAATTGCGCATCCACCACACAGTACTTTAGGTGTTTAAATATGGGAGACACATGAGCATCTGTAGCTGTAGGATTTTGGTGAGATCATTCTATTGATGCAATTTTAATGGAAGTGGGTGGGAGTCTCAGTACATCCAGGGAAGCGAGCAGATCCTATGGGTAAAGAGCTACTCTCCACATAGGTTTGTTCTGGAGATGTGTGGGGCTTTTTGGGTTTAAATCCTAGGGCaaacagaaacaagaacaaGGCTGGGAAGAATGACTTGGAGAAGACTGAAGGCTAAGGGACAGAGGTTGCTCTCTTCCCCTAAGCAGTAACAGTTTGCTGTATTTGCTCACTTGCAGGAGGAGGATGTGATTTATTGTCTTAGTGAAACAGATTTTGTCACATTAGCTAGTGACATGAATGCTCTTAAAGGGCACTTGGCAAAATGTAACAGTGAATGATAAAGAGTGGATGAATCTGCAGAATACTGAGACAGGcttctcccctttcccttctgccTATCACAGacataaatattatttgtcTTGAAGGCATAATAGTGTCATAGCAGATGATGGTAAAATATCATTGGACTGATTACATAAAGTGATTTCTGTTTTTGTCAACTTGTTCAGAACCAGTCAGTCTGTCAGGCTGCTACACAGACTGTGGATAATGTAAACCAGAAAAAGTTCTCCAATAGCGAAAGAAGAAACAGCAAGTGTACAGCAGAGGTAGAAGAGCAGAAGGAGAAAGGTAAAACTAAATGGGTTTAGATAATGgctaggtttttttcttgtttgtttgtttgcttggttttgttaCCAGCCTCAGAATTTATTCAAGATGGGGCATGTGTTTAGACAATAAGGGGAAAGTAGCAGTACCAATCTAAACTGGGCTGGAGGTGGCAAGGGCGTGGTTTGTgaaatttctctgctttgtgaATGTGGCTGAGAGTAGACTCTTGGCTGAGATTTTTGTAGCAAAtgggaagagaaatgaaagaaactAAAAGACTTACCAGAGCTACTCTAAATTAGACACTTCTGAAATTCTGGAGTGTGTGGCAGAAAGTGCCAGTGGGAGGAGCCTTAAGAGTTTTTTATGAGAAAAGCAGGTGAAAGTATTCACTGTGGCATGGTGAAGAATTAGCGTACCATGGTACAGGGAGAAGTCGGTGTACAGAAGGGTTGGAAAAACAAACCTGTTTACAGTAGAAAGCTCTGTCACATGGTCAaaattttgtttgggttttctccttccccccagTCAGTTACAACACTTTAGCTTCTCTTCGTGGACttaaagcttttcttcttctgtgagGAAGTGGAACATGGCAGTAATAGATGAAAGCTGTAAGTGCCAGGAGGAGGTAGCTAGTAAATCTCTACTAACtgcaaaggaattttttaaggaacattcacattttttaaGGAATGCTCAAATGGAGAAAACTGGAGAGAAAGTAAAGACTTGAGTGTCATGATGGATTTGGCTGATGTCcagctttctctgctttttgtgaTGCTCTGGATTGCGTTGCCTCTTGTGAAACTAGGTTAACGATCCTATGGGACTCAAGTACCCTTCCTTCTGAGTGTTTAGGGATTCCTATTGCTGCTCAGGGATTTGGCAGTAATTCTCAAAATCAATACTGTTTCCATTTATACTGCTATCTAGTTGTGACAGAGTATATAACAAGCTTTTAAAAAGTCTATATCTACAGTTGATAATCTGGCATGAGTTTGACAAGCAGTGGTAGCCAGGTGTGAACATCAGCCAGAATGTGAAGAACTTGCTCGGATCTTACTATGTCTTGACTGGTTTTTAACACTGTCTTCCCCACCTAAGCGTTTACTGGTGCTTGAGAAATGAAACTTTGTACAGCAGTCTGAAAACTTTTTTAGATCTTTTAATCCACTGGAACATTCTATACCGTTTTTACTCAGTCAAAAGTAGACAAGACTTAGAGATTCTGTTCTTAACACTTGAATATGAAAATGCTGATGTATAGGTTTGGTTTTGAATAATTTTGGAAAGACAAATTAACTGGCTTAAGTTGTGATAGCCATAAGTGGTGTAATGGTTCATTTACTAGGTTATGTCTTGGTGTTGCAGAGTCAAATTCCAGGCAGATCCACTTAAGTCAGAAGCTTGAGCCAAATTCATCTGAGGTAATCTTAAAGAAAagaccaaattttttttttattattactgctTCTCTGATACATGATTAGCAGAGCAATAGCTGCCTTTAAAGCTgtgattgctgctgctgctttacaGCTTTTAGTGAAATATTCCTGAGGCTGGAGGCTTGTATTTCTGTCAGCTTTCCTCAGCCCTGTAACCTATACTTAGTCTTCCTCTGCAATCGGAGTCCTCGAACCTGGGCTATCGAGAGCACTTACGAAGCTGGATTTGTAATTGCTTAGTACAGTCTGTACTTTCAGTATAATGGGACCACGGAAGATTTGATGTTTGCTAATAGCTATTGTGCTAACAGACCATGAGCTCTGAAGTTCAGTGAAGATTCATGGCCTCTTGTTGGCTTTTAACCTTTGCTGTCCTTTCAATGAGCAAAATGTCACACTAGTATAATATGTGATGGGTGCTTAGCCCACTTTATATGGAGTGTGGTTTACTGTTTGTGAATAACTCTTTGTAAAGTTAATCTTACTATTAGACTAGCTGTATATGTTGTTTCTAACTTTGCTTTAGAAGAATAGTCAAGATGAGAGTTACCCAAAAGCTTCATCTCCTTTGGAACAAGTAAAAACAGATTCTCCGATTCTTGCTGAGCAAGTAAGAAATGTttgtttgatttcaaagttTTCCAGTCAGGAGACTTCAGACAAAGGGGAGCTTCATCACAGCCACGTATGTATTACAATACTGGCTTTCAATTACATAGTCATTTCTATGGTGATAATGCTAAAATTTCATACTTTGAGTTAGGAATTTGTTATGTCCAGCATAAAGATTGTAAAAGGATAATCCTTGATAGAGAAGTAAAAGTATATCCTTTTCTGAGAGAGGGTTTATTTCATATCTTTCTACCAAGGAAACTGtcctttttccatttaaattctttagcttttccttttcatgtttCTCTGAGGTTATTGGTAGTTGCTTgtttgtggcttttcttttggGTGGGAGATACTAAATGTAAAGCTTGAGGAGATGATTCCAGCACTGATGGCTCTGTGGTACAGGCATGGCTggacagagctcagagcagagctctccaCAGTGATGCAGCTCAGGTCTCTTTGGGTATGTTCCTCATTAGTACTTCCCTGTGGGGATGGTGGTAGTCTGGATAAGACTGAGTCTTCGGGGTCACCAGTCATGATGGGATttagatttgtttgtttttacagaaCCTGACGGAGTGCTTGCCGAGTGTAACTCCGACACCCTCTCCGGTCTTCTCTGAGGTGCATTTACCTCCAGCAGTGCCTTCTGTACCAGCCATTGTGCCAGCTTGGCCAAGTGAGCCAGCAACATATGGACCAGCAGGTTTGCAGAAATACTAACGTTAGTCAGAAATTACTAACCCTGGAAAATACTTTAACTCTCTTACTAAGTTGAAGATACCCCCAGGAGACACTGGCTCATATAATTTCACATTCCAAAGGCAGGCATTCATAGGAACATAGTTTCTCACTGCAGAAAGCTGGTGAGAGTTCTAACAGATCTTTGATTGCCTGAATGTACAGTTTGCTTGACTCCCAACCTGAAGGTTTAAGAGGGTTGTGTATTTAATTGGCTGTTTTTCCTCTTGAGTGGGATAGCACTGAGTTTTGAGGATCTGCTTAAGGTAGAACATATTGTCAGCATGTTGAAACTTGGTAAGTGTTTGTGCTCTGTGTCCCATATTGTAATAGCCTCCTTGGTTGACTGAGGTCTCAGCTTGGGGCTTGTATGCCTAGAACCAACGTGATCCATTTGGACCTGAGCTGCAAAGCCAGTGTAATGTGCATACCTTGTGGTCTGTGGAGTTAGAATCAATAGTGCTCATTAGATCAGGTGCTGCATTTTCTCTCACACTACTGGTTTTGTACAGGAACCAGCTTTTAGATCAGCCTGCTTTGTTCACATGAGATAGTCACAATCCTGTCTCACTTGACTGTGTCTATGACAGAAGATGTGCAGCCAAATTGATCTGAGCTCAGATTCAGAGTTGACTCTAAATGACTAGTTAGAATGAGAACTTCAGGAATTCACATAAAAGTTTTggtttccccattttttctccttcctattTCCTTCTggcatttataattttaaaaataaacatgggATCAGTTTAGCTATTTCTGGAAAGCTTAGCTTACTTGTTACATTCTTCCTGAAAACTACTATCTGCATTTTGAATCCTGCTTCTCTGATGTCTTTTTGTTTGTGATGATTTATctgtatatacatatgtatagaTATGCATTGATACCTGTTCTGGTTTTTTATATATACGTATGTATgtatgttgggtttttttcccctctaggTATTCCAACCCAAATACCTGCTTCTTCACTGATGCCAGGACCACCAACGGGACCTGACTCTATTGTATCACAGGCTCAGGTAACATCTGCTTCAGTTGCTGGAGTTCCTATGTGGCTACAAGCAGTTAACCAGCCTTTAATGCCTTTGCCTCAGACTCTGAATCCCTACCAGGATCCACTATACCCCGGATTCCCTTTTaatgaaaagggagaaagagcTGTTGCACCTCCTTACTCCCTGTGCAGTACTGGGGAAGACTTACCTAAAGGTGAGAAGTCTGAATTTTACACCATTTTTCCTAATAGGTCTTCGTTCCTTAAAATGTAGATAAACACAACTTTTTGTGGTCCTCTTGTCATTCTTTGTCAAAAGATCCAATAGTTGCCATTCCATGATTTAAGATGTGGGAGGGAATATTGAATAGAGCTGTAGGTCTGTAGTTTGCATTGTGACTGTTTCAAGTGGTCACACCTGGAAATCTGATAGGATCATTCTGTGGTTCTTAGCTTGCCCCCCCATAACTTGAGGTTTCATGCATGTAAAGAATTATCTTTGGAGAACTGCTCCTGTCAGAGTAATAGGTTTGCTCATGTCATTCAAAAGCTTGGAAGCTGTTGAGCATTTCCTTACTGATTGGGAAAATACAGGTTTTGGCATACTGTGAATGCAAGGTATGCCCATAAAGAATATCTCATGTCTGACTGCAAAGTGGTGTTTGTTTAGtgaatttttgctttaaaaactaGAAGTTCATAGACtgttaaaactgaaatttaaactgCTGTTGTGTTCTAGATATCTTGCTAGATAAAAACTGGCAAAAAACTCCCAAGTAACCAATTGAAGACATGCAAGCAATAACTTAATACCAGTGTTGTCTACTGAAATGGAACTTCATGCAGTTTTTGTAtcagatgaaatattttaggttttcataaatttttttactttttttttagataaGAATATTCTTAGATTTTTCTTCAATCTTGGTGTGAAGGTAAGTCTTCAAACTTATGTTTTCATGTTTGTTATAAAAATCACTTGTAAATAATTGTTGGAACTTGGAGTGCAGAAGTTTTGTTGCTGTAGCTGTACATTTCAAGTCcatctttcagtttgaagtaCTTTCGTACTTTGTGTTCTGTTAACTGGGATTCCAGCAGTTGTCCACAGTGCAGTTCAAGTCAGCAGAAATCAAATTCATGTCAACAGCATAGTGAGAACTATTGGCTTCCAACTGTGGCTGCACAGCCAGCAAATTGTGCTTTACAAAGTCACAGATAAATTATGAGTGTGAAGTTGCTTATTTCGGATGATGTGCATAGGGAATGAGGAAATGCCCTCAgactgcagccctggctgtgtaCTGGCAAAGCCACTGCACTACAGATCGCAAAATcttgccctggggacactccccTAAGTAACCTGCATGTCTGTCCTTTCTGCTCAGGTTAATGGTAAcagtatttcacatttttagtAATTACAGTAGCGTGTATGTGTAAATGTGGTGCAAATCTGTGTGTGTGGTTAGAGAAGAGGCTCAACCAAATCCCAACATTGCCCATTGCTTGACAAGGACGAgttgtttgctttatttcttccttctggacataaaatttcttcttttacctCCTTACTCCTTTTGTCAGGCAAATGACTTGGGGAAGGTGCTGAGAGTTCTTGAGTTTATTTCCTAGGACTTCAGCCATAGCAATGATATTTTTTCATGTCTGGGCATGGAAAGAATGAATATTCAGCAGTTTCCAATGTAAATTTGATACCTCTGCCTGATATAAGTCTTACTAGGAAATCCACAATGCATTTAAACAGCGTGAGTTTCCTAAGCTGACACGCTTGGGACTCTCCTTACTGCTACTGTGGATTATTTAGGATCTAGCCTGTCGTTTTGGCACTTCAGCACCATCTGCTGGTCCCAGCCCACGTTCtagtggctgtgctgctccgCTGATGTCCCAGGGTACAGCAGGCCCGGGAAATACCCTCTGCATTGTctgtctgctgctctcctccaaaccctgccctgcccacaccCTTCCACTGCACATTGAGAGGGAAGGGGCTCCTGCAGAGGAGGTCTGCCTAGGCTTTTCAGGATGGTTTGATCCAGGGACTGTTGTTGCTAGAGTCCAGTTCATCAATGTGGAGAtagagaaaagggaaggggtCACCACGCCACTTGAGGTAGACAATTTCAGTGTTGTGGCCTTTGTGAAGTGAGGTCTAGTAGAAGAAATTGGTAATTTTTAAGTGTGATTCTGGAAAAtgaatttgaaatgtttgtCTCCAAACACATAGCTAGAACTTGACTTACTAAGTCAAGCTTTATGTCTTTAACTATATAGAAATTGTTACTAAATTTTCTACTGGTCATAACTGTTGCCCATTTCAACTgcatttggaaggaaaacaatAAGAACACCATCCTGGGGTCATAGGATTTAAAATTGAGGGCAGTcactgtaaagaaaattaacttttatcTCCTATAATAACTGTTTCAAAATGGTAAATGACTGCTGTGCTTTTATGTCTCTGAACATTCAAAAGACCAAACAactgatatttaatttttttctcccctgctgTCTTGCAGGCATACAGTTGTCCCATGTGGGCACCCCATTCTTACCTGTACCCCCTGCACCAGGCCTATTTAGCTGCTTGTAGAATGTACCCAAACGTGTCCCTTCCTGTGTATCCGCACAACCCCTGGTTCCAGGAGGCTGCTCCCACTCAGAGCGAAAATGAAG encodes:
- the OTUD4 gene encoding OTU domain-containing protein 4 isoform X1 — protein: MDAAGRAGGGEQSHPGSGGDSPGDTSMDRYLRSQGLYRKKVAKDGSCLFRAVAEQVLHSQSRHIDVRMACVDYLRKNREKFEAFIEGPFEDYLKSLENPQEWVGQVEISALSLMYKKDFIIYQEPNASPSRVTENGFSDKVLLCFSNGNHYDIVYPIEYAEKAALCQSLLYELLYEKVFDMDVKKIMAELSAVGVTEESNGSSEVSASDSEDDNHRSKATTVSDMNGMKSLSGNKHLESNGNPTLLVLPKKVLRSLDPSVYRNVEYDVWLRSKWDQQKQDFSIAAGMQYSIGDKCKVRLEHNGKFYNAHIQEVFSENGPVVVFVEELGAKHAVSLKSLKPLPQTSPMEGWNTVPGKKIKKFYPTWGQNAQPDAECRGPKNQSKSIKPQSALPPRLQHTVGTRQHQFLCSGPQPHQTSTEQKAPGRNPSQSARKVERERSEELSHGSRDCNYFGLSPEERREKQAIEESRSLYEIQQRDEQAFPALCNNQSVCQAATQTVDNVNQKKFSNSERRNSKCTAEVEEQKEKESNSRQIHLSQKLEPNSSEKNSQDESYPKASSPLEQVKTDSPILAEQVRNVCLISKFSSQETSDKGELHHSHNLTECLPSVTPTPSPVFSEVHLPPAVPSVPAIVPAWPSEPATYGPAGIPTQIPASSLMPGPPTGPDSIVSQAQVTSASVAGVPMWLQAVNQPLMPLPQTLNPYQDPLYPGFPFNEKGERAVAPPYSLCSTGEDLPKDKNILRFFFNLGVKAYSCPMWAPHSYLYPLHQAYLAACRMYPNVSLPVYPHNPWFQEAAPTQSENEAARPNRHFAVQTEARSNGQIPQVDRSPSLPLIIPSAQVTESQGQVCVEPENPVQALHANYEESLRGKNMFPQPPFGHNHFLGAVPIAPPFFPHFWYGYPVQGFIENSVARPNVVLSPEDKEAAAGASASMYVGKECSPPVPGVNCVEQLQKTNSGSSSNTVPFPVAAAGTPKDTSARAPQLEQTCPLAAPKQKAAGQQHRPPQTQGPERPTAGPSTQPLLAEPPKNELKPSTPGRKEKPAKGRESKGAGNVQTESRAQRTREESSEDDTEVSDMLRSGRSKQFYNQTYGGGRRPRPDRGYSSRGGYQFQRNEEAWKGPPSRSRDDGYQYQRNFRGQPYRNDRRRATLGDNQRGQQA
- the OTUD4 gene encoding OTU domain-containing protein 4 isoform X2, producing MDAAGRAGGGEQSHPGSGGDSPGDTSMDRYLRSQGLYRKKVAKDGSCLFRAVAEQVLHSQSRHIDVRMACVDYLRKNREKFEAFIEGPFEDYLKSLENPQEWVGQVEISALSLMYKKDFIIYQEPNASPSRVTENGFSDKVLLCFSNGNHYDIVYPIEYAEKAALCQSLLYELLYEKVFDMDVKKIMAELSAVGVTEESNGSSEVSASDSEDDNHRSKATTVSDMNGMKSLSGNKHLESNGNPTLLVLPKKVLRSLDPSVYRNVEYDVWLRSKWDQQKQDFSIAAGMQYSIGDKCKVRLEHNGKFYNAHIQEVFSENGPVVVFVEELGAKHAVSLKSLKPLPQTSPMEGWNTVPGKKIKKFYPTWGQNAQPDAECRGPKNQSKSIKPQSALPPRLQHTVGTRQHQFLCSGPQPHQTSTEQKAPGRNPSQSARKVERERSEELSHGSRDCNYFGLSPEERREKQAIEESRSLYEIQQRDEQAFPALCNNQSVCQAATQTVDNVNQKKFSNSERRNSKCTAEVEEQKEKESNSRQIHLSQKLEPNSSENSQDESYPKASSPLEQVKTDSPILAEQVRNVCLISKFSSQETSDKGELHHSHNLTECLPSVTPTPSPVFSEVHLPPAVPSVPAIVPAWPSEPATYGPAGIPTQIPASSLMPGPPTGPDSIVSQAQVTSASVAGVPMWLQAVNQPLMPLPQTLNPYQDPLYPGFPFNEKGERAVAPPYSLCSTGEDLPKDKNILRFFFNLGVKAYSCPMWAPHSYLYPLHQAYLAACRMYPNVSLPVYPHNPWFQEAAPTQSENEAARPNRHFAVQTEARSNGQIPQVDRSPSLPLIIPSAQVTESQGQVCVEPENPVQALHANYEESLRGKNMFPQPPFGHNHFLGAVPIAPPFFPHFWYGYPVQGFIENSVARPNVVLSPEDKEAAAGASASMYVGKECSPPVPGVNCVEQLQKTNSGSSSNTVPFPVAAAGTPKDTSARAPQLEQTCPLAAPKQKAAGQQHRPPQTQGPERPTAGPSTQPLLAEPPKNELKPSTPGRKEKPAKGRESKGAGNVQTESRAQRTREESSEDDTEVSDMLRSGRSKQFYNQTYGGGRRPRPDRGYSSRGGYQFQRNEEAWKGPPSRSRDDGYQYQRNFRGQPYRNDRRRATLGDNQRGQQA